Within Rhodanobacter soli, the genomic segment CCTTCTTCGCAGCGTCGATCAGATCGGGCTCATACAGTGAATTGCCGACCGAGTGGCCCATCGCGGCGATGAAGGTGTTGGCGATGCCGCCACCCACGATCAGCTGGTCGACCTTGCCGATCAGGTTGTCCAGCAGGGTCAGCTTGGTCGACACCTTGGAGCCGGCCACGATCGCCAGCAGCGGATGCGCCGGGTGCTCCAGCGCCTTGCCCAGCGCATCGAGTTCGGCGCTCAGCAGCGGGCCGGCCGCGGCGACCGGGGCGTACTTGATCACGCCATGGGTGGAGGCCTGGGCGCGGTGCGCGGTGCCGAACGCGTCCATCACGAAGACGTCGCACAGCGCGGCATATTTCTTCGCCAGCGTGTCGTCGTCCTTGCCCTCGCCGACGTTCATGCGGCAGTTTTCCAGCAATACCACGTCGCCCGCGGCCACCTCCACGCCGTTGACCAGGTAGTCGGCCACCAGCCGCACCGGCTGGTCCAGCTTGCTGCTCAGCCACAGCGCCACCGGCGCCAGCGAGGAGTCGGCGTCGAACTGGCCTTCCTTCGGCCGGCCCAGGTGCGACATCACCATCACTTTCGCGCCGGCGTCGCGGGCGGCCCGGATGGTGGGCAGGGCGGCGTCGAGGCGCTGGGTCGAGGTGATCTGGCCGCGGTCGTCGATCGGCACGTTCAGGTCTTCGCGGATCAGCACGCGCTGGTCGCGCAAATCGAGGTCGTTCATGCGGATGACTGACACGGCGGAACTCCGGTAGTGGGTCGGGAACGGCCCGGGTGGGCGGTAACCGCCTATTGTCCGGTCCGCCGGGTACCGATGCAAACGCGATGGGCCGGGGTGCGCATTGCGGCGCGCCATGTGCCCGGTCCACACTGTGGCAAACTGCAGTTATCCGTCAGGGGGGATGGCTCATGGCTAGCGGGTTGGTGCTCTACGGCTACTGGCGTTCCAGTGCCGCGTATCGTGTGCGCATCGCGCTGAATCTGAAGGGCTTGAGTTACGAAACGCGGCCGGTGCACCTGGTGCGCGACGGCGGCGAGCAGCATGCGCCGGACTATCGCGTGCTCAATCCCCAGGAACTGGTGCCTTGCCTGTGCGACGGCGACCGGGTGATCACCCAGTCGCTGGCGATCATGGAATACCTCGACGAGATGCACCCGGAACTGGAGACGGCCCTGCTGCCGGTCGATGCGCGCGGGCGCGCCCAGGTGCGCGCGCTGGCGATGGCGGTGACCTGCGACATCCACCCGCTGGGCAACCTGCGCGTCCTGCAGCAGCTCGAGGCGCAGTTCGGCGCCAGCGAAGAACAACGCGCGGAGTGGTCGCGGCACTGGATCGGTACGGGCTTCCGGGCGATCGAGGTGATGCTGGGCGACAACGTGGCGACCGGTCGTTATTGCCACGGCGAAACGCCGAGCATGGCCGATGCCTGCCTGATACCGCAGGTGTACAACGCGCTGCGCTGCAAACTGCCGATGGACGACTACCCGACCATCTCGCGCATCTACCGGTCCTGCAACGAGCTGGAAGCGTTCCAGCGCGCGGCGCCGGAAGCGCAGCCGGACGCCCCATGAGCAGAAGTGAGTGAGCAGGAGTGAGGAACCAGGGCGGCTTGCATCGCTCTTTTCCCGCTTCTGACCACTCGTTTCTCAGAAGCCCATGCCGTACGGGTCGTTGCCGACCAGTTCCTCGTCGTTGGAACCGCCTTCGGCGAGACGGATCTTCAGCGCCAGGCCGTCGCGCGAGTCGGACTTGTTGAGTGCCTCCTCCAGCTCCACGCGGCCGTCCTTGTACAACCGGTACAGCGACTGGTCGAAGGTCTGCATGCCTTCCTGCAGG encodes:
- a CDS encoding phosphoglycerate kinase is translated as MSVIRMNDLDLRDQRVLIREDLNVPIDDRGQITSTQRLDAALPTIRAARDAGAKVMVMSHLGRPKEGQFDADSSLAPVALWLSSKLDQPVRLVADYLVNGVEVAAGDVVLLENCRMNVGEGKDDDTLAKKYAALCDVFVMDAFGTAHRAQASTHGVIKYAPVAAAGPLLSAELDALGKALEHPAHPLLAIVAGSKVSTKLTLLDNLIGKVDQLIVGGGIANTFIAAMGHSVGNSLYEPDLIDAAKKVLADAKRRGAEVPMPVDVVVAPAFSAQAPATVKPVDQVGDDEMILDIGPQTAELYAALIAKAGTVVWNGPVGVFEFDAFGKGTETLARAIAASKAFSIAGGGDTLAAVDKYGIADKVSYISTGGGAFLEFLEGKELPAVTALKARAAK
- the maiA gene encoding maleylacetoacetate isomerase, which translates into the protein MASGLVLYGYWRSSAAYRVRIALNLKGLSYETRPVHLVRDGGEQHAPDYRVLNPQELVPCLCDGDRVITQSLAIMEYLDEMHPELETALLPVDARGRAQVRALAMAVTCDIHPLGNLRVLQQLEAQFGASEEQRAEWSRHWIGTGFRAIEVMLGDNVATGRYCHGETPSMADACLIPQVYNALRCKLPMDDYPTISRIYRSCNELEAFQRAAPEAQPDAP